Proteins from one Cryptomeria japonica chromosome 4, Sugi_1.0, whole genome shotgun sequence genomic window:
- the LOC131030549 gene encoding protein TRIGALACTOSYLDIACYLGLYCEROL 2, chloroplastic isoform X2, which yields MKHFGNLFESTGKMSSCKALMINGQATSPKFVFGLMSSRGLSIKTSFRSTRTRACKSDASADSGLSQKNKKREERETGSMLRLPINLWRQTVEPLSNFGFGKKSIVEAGVGLFMMAGAVLLAFTVVWLKGFQLRSRSKKYQAVVEFSQACGITVGTPVRIRGFTVGSVVRVKPSLEKIDATIQVVDDRIVIPRNSFVEVNQSGLLMETLIDITPRPPIPNATAGPLDPDCSKEGLIVCDRQRIKGEQGVSLDELVGIFTRLGRQMDDISITKTYDLAERVGSVIEEAKPLLAKKTEFLYFDSREHRDASAFSLHSTNDPEEY from the exons ATGAAGCACTTCGGGAATTTATTTGAATCAACAGGCAAAATGAGTAGCTGTAAAGCCCTGATGATCAATGGACAAGCCACTTCTCCCAAGTTTGTGTTTGGATTGATGAGCTCAAGAGGCCTTTCTATCAAGACAAGTTTCAGAAGCACAAGAACAAGGGCATGTAAGAGTGATGCGAGTGCGGATTCTGGTTTGTCGCAGAAAAACAAAAAACgagaagaaagagaaacaggaaGTATGCTTCGTCTGCCAATAAATTTGTGGAGGCAGACAGTGGAGCCACTGAGCAATTTTGGATTTGGGAAGAAGAGCATAGTTGAGGCGGGAGTTGGGCTTTTCATGATGGCGGGGGCAGTGCTGCTGGCATTCACTGTTGTGTGGTTGAAGGGCTTTCAGCTGCGCTCGCGCTCCAAGAAATATCAGGCAGTTGTCGAATTCTCCCAAGCGTGCGGCATCACAGTTGGGACACCCGTCAGGATCCGCGGTTTTACTGTTGGCAGTGTTGTCAGAGTCAAGCCCAGCCTTGAGAAAATTGATGCCACAATCCAG GTTGTGGATGATAGAATTGTTATTCCTCGAAATTCATTTGTGGAGGTGAATCAGTCTGGTCTTCTTATGGAAACTTTAATTGACATCACGCCACGCCCGCCTATTCCTAATGCTACAGCAGGCCCTCTTGATCCTGATTGCAGCAAAGAAGGATTGATTGTTTGTGACAGACAGAGGATTAAAGGCGAACAGGGTGTCAGCTTGGATGAGCTGGTTGGAATTTTTACCAGGCTTGGTCGGCAAATGGATGACATAAGTATTACTAAAACATATGATTTGGCAGAAAGGGTTGGTTCAGTCATAGAAGAAGCAAAGCCTCTTCTTGCAAAG